In [Phormidium] sp. ETS-05, the genomic window GGTCGCTTTGCCAACAAACCCCTGCGGGAAGCCTTGAAAAAGCTGGCCAACAGTGAGGAGTTGACTCTGGCTGACCAATCCGCCATTGACTCTACCCTCTGTGCCTTGGACATTCTGGCAGGGAACATCTCCCCGAATAACTCCGTGATTCCCCACGGGGCAATTAAAGAAATCAGTTTCCTCAACCCCAGGGAAATCAAGGCTCTTGATAAAGACGACCCCGCTACCACTGTTGACGAAACCTTTACCCTCAACAGCCCCCTATATCCTGACGCCCAAGCCGCCAACCTAACCGGACTATATGACCAACCCATAGAAGAGCGGCAACCCCTAGAAATTAGGGTGACGCAGATAGACCTTCATTTGCTGCGTAACCAAACCATTAGTTTGGCTTCCAATATCAAAGGTCCCAACCCAGAATACCTCCTACCCAGCAGCGGCATTATCTATGCTACCCGGGACGATGCTCTGCCAGACCGGAGCTATCGCAGCATCAGCGACGACGGCAGCAAACTCATCAGCCCCACGGATTTTAGGCTCGACCCCACCCGCCGTCCCAACGGCATTATGCTGATTAACGGCAGATTCCTTGCCCGTAATGATGGCAATAATGATGGTCAAAACGATACTGACCCAGCCAAGCCATCGGATGTGGTCAAAGAAAAGGGCATCATCTTGGTCAGCAATGAACCAGTTTATGTCCAGGGGAATTTTAACCTGCACAACCAAGAAGAATTTGACACCGCATTAAACGGGAATTGGAGCAACTTCTACACACGCACCATCAGCAATATTGATGAAAACTTTGCCTGCCGTCAAAATGACCCCCGCATCTCCCAATGTACCCAAGGCGACACCTGGCGCCCCGCCACGGTTCTCGCTGATGCCGTCACCCTGCTATCGGACAACTTCCGCCCCGGTTTCCGCAATGAAGGCGACTTCGACCTGAGAAATAATGCGGGTAATCCTTTGGTTCTGCCTGACGGCGGTTATGACATCGATGGCAATGGAACTATTGGTACTAACACAGTGGCTGAAGTTGCTATCGGGTTAGACCTCAATAGTGATGGAGATACTACTGACACAGTAGCAGAGAACCAAATATCAGTCGGAGCCGCTCGCCGTCTCAACGGTTTTCTCGCCAACGACTACGCCGTTAATGGCTTGAGTATGGGTGGTAGCCCTGCCGTCCGCGTTTTTGACCTGAACGGTAATGGTCGAATTGATACCAGTGGCACCACTGACAACACCCCCACTGATGAACGATATGCTACTGCTGGCGGTAGTGCTAACCTGCGCCTCAACAGCTCATACTTTAACAACTTCGTCACCCCAGTGCAGCGCCGAGGCGAATTCCCAGAATACGTCATGGAAATCTGCCGCAAGCTGCCTGTTTCCACCTGTCAACCAGAAGACTGGGTAGTGGGTACTCTGACTGTACCTACTGCTAAAGCTAGCGATATAGCAGTAGGAACCCCTGTCAGCGACCTACTATCAGGAACCACAGCGCTCCCACCACAAGACCCAGCGGACCAGCGCTATCCCCGCCGTGTAGCTTTTAAGCGAAATGCCAACAACCAACTGACATTGAATAACAATCTACCCATTCCTTTGGGCATAAATACTACTGGAAACCTCGAAGAATATCCCTATTCTTCTGGTGGTGCGTTACCTCGCATTGTCCCCAACGCCCTGCGGTTCAAAACTACCAAAAATACTGGCACCATTAACCCAACTACCAACGGTAATGCGGTTTATGGTAATGACAGACCTCTGTTTTACGTCAAGCAGCCCTTGACTGGAACCACAGAGCAACCCCTGCTAGTCCCAATCTTGCAGCTATACATCAGTAATAACAATGCACCACCTAGCGGGGATGTTACTGCCTTCACCACCCTGATGACCAGCTCCAACCCCAATAATGAGCGAACCTATACCAAAAATCAAACCTATTGGCAACCAAGAGTTACCCAAGACCACACATTCAATCTTATAGTGGGAGCCAAAGACGTTCCCGCACGAACCTACGGTAATAATCCCCTCACAGCCACCACTGGTGAAACTAATGGGGGTTTACAAAACCTGCCCCGGTTTATGGAAAACTGGTTGCCATCTACTGCCAACAGCAGAACCACTAATATCCTGGGATCGTTCATCCAATTGGGTCGGAGCGAATACGCTACCGCCCCCTACCAGCCATTGCGGGGTAATGCCAGCATTTTTGGCTTCAACCACCCCTATAGCAACTTCAACTCCACCGGTCGCATCCCCTACTTCAACCCACCCAACCGGAATTGGGGTTATGATATCGGCTTGCTCTCCCAGCCGCCGGACTTATTCGCCGAAAAATTTACAGACAAACCTTCCACTGACGTTCCCAGTGAATTTTTCCGGGAAGTCCGCCGGGATGATGACTGGGTGAAAACCCTCCTTTGCGCCGTGGAGGATAAGAGTGGCAAATATGCTGTCAGTGAAGACCAGCGACCCACTGAGTTCTGCATAGACAAAACTGGAGGTCTATAATGAACAGACTACCAACTCTAAAGCTAAACCCGATTCGCCGTGGTGCTGTGTTTGGAAAGCACCACAGTGAACAAGGTGGCTTTACCATCATTGAGTCCCTCGCAGCGATTATCGTCGTCACCATTATGCTGGTGGGTATCACCCCTATGCTCGCCATTGCCGTCGCCACCCGCGTCCAGGCTCGCCGGGTGGAATTAGGGGCTCAAGCTGCCCGAACCTACATCGACCACCTGCGCACTGGTCAGCTAGACCATCCCACCGTGAGCAATACTCCTCTGGCGAATGCGGCTGCTCCCAGTGGCAGTTTGAGCTGTGACGGCAAAAATGGGAATTATTGCCAGTCACCATCAACTTTGTACTGCGTTGATGGTGATGGCGATAAAAACTGTAGGGCTGACAGCATGACCGATATGCTGGTACAAGGTGTGGGATACAACGCATTTTCCAATGATGCCACACGTGGCTACACCCTCCTAGTCAGGGTTTACAGGGCTGATGCGTTCAAAGACAGCACCCCACTAACCACAGCCTCGGTACAAGCCACCTTTACTGGCGGCGAAGGCAACCGGAAAGCTCCCCTAGTAACAAGCACTACAGAAATCACAGGTGCGCAATATAGAGATTTCCGGTGCCGCTTGAATGAAGCTCGTGCCAGCGATGATTTTTGCCGATAATAACTCACAGCCACAGTGGCTGTAGAGACACAAAACACCAGCTAACCATCAACCCAGGGCGCTGACTATGTTCCCCCAACTCCAACTCCACCGCAGAAAACACCCTAAATCAGCTCGTAAACCCAAAGGTTTTACCCTCATCGAGCTGCTGGTTGGCATTATGATATCCAGCGTGATTATCATGCCCTTGCTGGGATTGGTAGATAGCCTGCTGCGACAAGACCGCCAAGAACAAGTCAAAACCCGCAGCGAACAAGAACTAACTGCAGCCCTCGACTATATCGCCCGGGATATGCAGGAGTCAGTTTATATTTATGACCAAGCTGGGGTTAGTGAAATTGCTGACCAAATCCCCCAAGATGCCACTCCCGTTCTCGTCTTCTGGAAGCGGCGGTTTTTATCCCGAGATAGTTTTATCGACCACGATAAAAATCCTGCAACCCCTACAAAACAAGTTGGTTGCCTGGAAAAATTTTCAGATGCAGTTACTGATGTAAATGACGAACCTCCAGGGAGTATAGATTGTGGAAGCTATCGGGGCAAAAACCAAGATTATAGCGTATTTTCCCTGGTAGTTTACTACCTAATTAATAACAATGACAATAATAGTAATGGCACTTGGGCGCCAAACGCCATGCGGATTGCCCGATGGGAAGTCAGCGGCGGCGTATCCACCGACCCTGCAAGCCAGAATAATCCATACACACCCCTAACCAGGAGTAGCGATAGTGTTAGCTACCTGGCTTTGCCTGATAAAGGATTTCAGTTGTTTGATTTAAAGAATAATACAGGCACCCTCGCCCAGAAGATGGATGCTTGGGAAAAGCATCAGAGCGAAGGATATGACTTGAAACAAAACCAAATCGTCACCCTGGTAGATTATATTGATGCTAGCCCTGTCAGCACTTCAACAAATTTAACACCAAGTTGCCCTGCCACTTCCCCCCCGAATCCCACGAATCAAGTAGTCCCAGCCAGTGCTACCACGGGAACAGGCAGCTTTTATGCCTGTGTCCCCCAAGCATCCAGAAGCGCCAATAATACTACTCTTTCTAGACCCATAGCCCAAGTATTTATCCGGGGGAATTCTCTGCTGCGGATGGAAGATAACGCTACTTACAGCGACAGTAAAAAAGTATATTTTCCTATGAGTAATGTCCGCGTTCAGGGGATTGGCTTAATAGGTAGTAATTAATCTTAGCAAAACCCTAAAAATTGGTCGATTTCACTTATAATTATTGTCGGAGAGTAGCCAATGACCAACAGTTATTTGTTGCCCATCTTAAGCAAATCTCGACTTACCTACCACAAAAAAAATGCCAAGGGATTTACCCTTTTGGAAGTGTTAGTGGTGGTGCTGATTATTGGTATTTTGGCAGCCACAGCCGGGGTGAGCTGGCTTAGCTTTGTCAACCGCCAGCGAGTGAGTGCTGTCCAAAATGCTGCCCTCCGAGCCATAGAAAAAGCCCAGTTAGAAGCCAGAAGCCGCCAACTGAGCTACAGCGTCAGCTTTAAAATCGAAGATAATTTGCCTAAAGTAGAATTTAATGGTAGTGGAGTTTGGGAAAGTCTCGCAGCGGGTTTGGATATCAGATCCGGTCAAGTTTTGATGTGTACGAATCTCAGTGCTGCGAAAGCCAATCAAGTTGGCACACAAACCTGTAGCCCCACTGACCTAGCAACTGCCAGAACCATTCAATTTGATTATACCGGCACCCTCCCCACAGATACCACTTTACCCATAACAATCACTTTCGCCGACCCCGGTACTGATTATAGTGCTGGGATACCTATTGTTGCTAGCAAACGTTGTGTGAACGTGCAAACTCTTTTGGGAGCGATAACCACAGGAATGGGAAGTGAATGCCCCTAGGGGAGACAGGGTGACGGGGAGATGGGGAGCAGGGGAGCAGGGGAGCGGGGGAGCGGGGGAGCGGGGGAGCGGGGGAGCAGGGGAGCAGGGGACCCGCCACTCGACCAGGGGACCAGGGGACCAGGGGACCAGGAGTCTCCCCGTCCCCCCGTCTCCCCTAGCCTGCCCCCGCGTAGGCGTTGCCAGCGCGAAGCGCTTAGGCGGGGGTCTCCCCGTCTCCCCGTCTCCCCGTCCCCCCATCTCCCCGTCACATATTGGGGGTGAGACACTCCATCCTTAACGGAGGGATGAGCGACTAAAATATAGCAGGGATGATTCCCACTCATCACGGGCAAATCAGGGTGTGAGGCGATGCAAACCAAATCCAAAATGGTGCAGCCAGAGGAGCATGGCTTCACCCTGTTAGAGGTATTGGTCGTAGTTTTAATCGTAGGAATCTTAGCCACAGTTGCTGCTATCAGTTGGGATACTTTCGTCAGCTTTCAGGCGTTGAGAAATGCGGAAAATTTATTATACAACGCTCTTCAAGAAGCTAAATCAAACGCCGTCAGAGATAGCATCAACTGGCAAGTAAGTTTCCGAGAAAAAGATAATGTTTCCCAATGGGCTATTCACCCCACAGAGCGTTCTCCAGTCGCCGCCGATTGGCAAGATTTAAACACCAGAGTGCGGATTATAGACACAGACATCAACCCGAATGATTTAAATTACACCACTTTCTATTATAACAGAAACACTGGTGAATACCGAATGCAATTTAATCATCATGGCAATGCTAACGGACAGTTAGGAAAAATTACCGTAGGTTTGCGCCGTGGGGGTGGAGCGGTGCGGTGTGTGTTGGTTTCCACCCTCATCGGCGCCATGAGAACCGGCCAAGATGGTAGATGTAAGTAGTAGCAAGGCGTGAGTCAAGAAACCGGGTTTCTAAAACGAGATATCTCTTACCTAGAGGGAGATTCTCCGCAGAAACCCGGTTTCTGAACTGCCACCCCTACAGACGGGGTGTGGTGAATGGGGGTTTAGTTGTTGCCACCCATGATGTTTTGCACGATCGCCTTGCGGGCTTCTTCCGTCTTTTGCCGATCGAGCTTAAACACAATCACCCCCAGAGGCGGTAAACACAAATCCATAGAATAGCGATGATTGTGCATCCACCACTCATCAGCCCATTTACCACCAAGGTTGCCCATCCCGCTACCGCCAAACTCTTTAGCATCACTATTAAACAGTTCCGTGTAGAAACCATGCTCCGGAACACCGACGCGGTAGTGGCTGTGAGGTTGGGGAGTGAAATTGCACACCGTCACGATAAATTCGTCAGAGCCTTTCGCCCGTCGAATGAATGACACCACACTATGGCGGTTGTCACTGCAATCAATCCACTCAAACCCTGCCTGGTCAAAATCCTGGGTATAGAGAGCCGCTTCACTCTTATACAAATTATTCAACTGACTAAAAAAGTATTTAAGCTGCTGGTGAGGTTCATACTGCAAAAGCTGCCACTCCAAGTCTCCCCAGACGTTCCACTCACTCCATTGGGCAAATTCCATGCTCATAAACATGGTTTTCTTACCAGGGTGACAGAACATATAAGTGAACAAAGCCCGGACGTTGGCGAACTTCTGCCAGCGGTCTCCCGGCATTTTGCCAATCATATTGCTCTTACCATGAACTACCTCATCGTGAGACAAGGCGAGCATAAAGTTTTCGCTGTGGTTGTACCACATGCTGAAAGTGACATTATTTTGGTGGAACTGGCGGAACCAAGGGTCCATGCTGAAATAATCCAGCATATCGTGCATCCAGCCCATATTCCACTTCAGGTTAAAGCCCAAACCCCCCACATAGGTAGGCCAAGAGACCATTGGCCAGGAGGTGGATTCTTCCGCAATGGATAACACCCCAGGGAAATAAGAAAACAGGAGATGATTCACTTGACGCAAGAAGTCGGCGGCGTCGATATTTTCCCGACCGCCATACTGGTTAGGAACCCATTCTCCCGGTTTCCGGGCATAGTCCAGATACAGCATAGAAGCCACTGCATCCACCCGAATCCCATCAATATGGTATTTGTCAAACCAGAATAAAGCATTAGCCACTAGGAAGTTGCGCACTTCGTTGCGGCTGTAGTTGAATATCTTAGTGCCCCATTCCGTATGTTCGCCTTTGCGGGGGTCGGCGTGTTCATAGAGGTGGGTGCCATCAAAGAAAGACAGACCGTGACCATCTTTGGGGAAGTGACCGGGAACCCAATCAACAATGACGCCGATACCGTGTTGATGGCACTGGTCCACAAAGTACATAAAGTCTTCAGGACTGCCATAGCGGGAGGTGGGAGCAAAATAGCCGGTGACTTGATAACCCCAGGAGCCATCAAACGGGTGTTCGGCGATCGGCAGCAACTCAATGTGAGTGTAGCCCAAGTCTTTCACATAGGGAATCAGACGAGCTGCCAGCTCCCGGTAGGTGAGGAAACGGGCTCCCGGCTTCAGTTCCGAGACCACCACTACCGGTTCCGGTGTGCCATCGGGAGCCAATGCTGGTTCCGCAGAGGAGGCATGGAGCCAGGAACCGAGGTGACATTCATATACCGATACCGGCTGAGTAAGAGGGTCCGTGTGGCGGCGTTTGTCGAGCCAGTCGCCATCGTTCCAACTATACCGGCTCAGGTCAGCGACGATCGAGGCAGTTTTCGGTCTTGGTTCTTGCTGGAAGCCATAGGGGTCGGATTTTTCATAGATATGGCCTTCACTATTTTTGATTTCATACTTGTAGGCAGCACCCACAGTCAAATCAGGGATGAACAGTTCCCAAACCCCGTTCCCACCCTTGCGCATTTGGTGTTTGCGCCCATCCCACGAGTTAAAGTCACCTAGTAGAGACACATTGCGGGCATTAGGAGCCCAGACGGCGAAGTAAACCCCTTTCACCCCCTCCACTTCCATCAAGTGGGCGCCCAACTTCTCATAAATCCGGTGGTGGTTGCCTTCAGCAAATAAGTGAACGTCAAAATCCGTCAACTTCGGGTCACGGAAGGCGTAGGGGTCGTATGTCACCCGCTCGTGTTCCCCTTCTTTGATCCGCAGTTGGTAGTTGATCAACTCCGACATTTCCGTGGTGCATTCAAAACTGCATTCAAAAAAGTGGGGGTTGTGGCTGGGTTCCATTGGGTATTCCTTCCGCTCTTCGGGAAGGATGACCGAAACAGCATTCGCATTGGGCAAGTATGCTCGGACCACCCAGGTGCTGGTTTTGCCGTTTTGGCTAATCAGGTGGGGACCGAGAACCGCAAACGGGTCTTGATGCTGGTTCCAAACGATCCGATCGATTTGCTCAGGGGAAATAGTAATGGCCATGAAACTAGCTACCTAAAATGCAGTTAATAAATTTGTCCTTAGTCACTTGTCCTTAGTCACTTGTACGGGCGAGAAAGCGAATCGCCCCTACTCCCTTGTCACTTGTCACTTGTCCCTTGTCACTTGTCCGCTAGAAACCACGCAGGTCAGCATAGTGCGACGCGATGCTGACGCGACGTCTTACGACGTTCGCCGATGTGCGGCTGACCTCCCTGCGACAAGTTTGGGTTTTTCACCAAGATTTGGTTAAAAAACCCCTCCGACAAATGACAAATGACAAAGGACAAATGACAAATGACAAATGACAAATGATGGATGGCAAGGGAACAAGAAGGCTACGCCGACCTGACGGTTCGTGAGGGACATTGGTATCAAGATACAACAAGAAATGTTAAAAATTTTAAAAAAATGTAAATCAAACCGGCAGTGGGAGACGGGGAGGGGCAAGGGGGCAAGGGGGCAGGGGGAAGATGGGGAAGATGGGGAAGATGGGGAAGATGGGGAAGATGGGGAAGATGGGGAAGATGGGGAAGATGGGGAAGATGGGGAAGCAACCATCCTCCCACCCCTCCCACCCCTCCCCATCCTCCCAGTCTCCCCTGCTCCTCCGCCCCCCTGCTCCCCTGCTCCTACAATCCCGGGGGGAGAGGTTCGTTACATAGGGAGTGAACCTCGGAGATGCGATCGAACAGCCAGGGATAATCCTGGCGGTAGGAACCCACCAGAGATAGGGGGCTGAGGAGGGCGGCGGCGGCAATATCCGCCACAGAAAGACTATTGCCCACCAAAAAAGGGTTGGAATGCCATCTCTCCCACAGCACATCCAAAGCCAAACCCAATCGCTGCTCCGCCAGAGCCACAGAAGCGGGAGTAATGCCATATTGCCGCCGCACCACCTGAATCACCAACTGGCTGAAGGGACTGGTAGAGAAACTGGGTTTTTGGGAAACCGATCGCATCCTATCTGGCATTTTGTGAAGAAACCCGGTTTCTGAGCCCCCAGCCCGTCCGTGGTAGTACACGAATCTGGTGGCAGTCCCGATGCTCTCATCGAGCCAATCTTCCAGCATCGCGGCTTCCGTCGCCAAGGGAGGCGGAGGGATGAGGGGAGGTTCGGGGCGATAGGTTTCTAAAAACCGGAGAATTTGGCTAGAGTCGCCGATCGCCTCCGGTTGACCAGCCTCCTGGGGCAATAAAACCGGAGTCGTAGTTAAACCCGTGAGGGGCTTAATCCGCAAAATGTGGAGACCGGGAGTGAGATTTTCCACCTCATAGAGGATTTTTTTGTAACCGAGGGCTAACCGCACTTTGCGGCAATAGTGAGAAGTGCTAAATTGCAACAGGCGCATGGGAAAAATACCAACTGCTAGGGAATATAACCTCTGGGGGAGAGCAAATCTTGCTTGCAAAACTCGCCATAGAACCATTCCGAAATTAGCAGACCCACGAAGCCAGTGCTAGTATGTTTCAATCCCTGAAAGGGGTTCGGGTAAATTTTCTCCCTCCCCGTCACAGTACCATGACCCTTGTTATTCGTCAATTCCCTGATATAGGAGAAAGCTGATGACTGCTGCGCTAAAAAACCCCGGTATGAGTAGAACCAGGAGCCTTGTACCTTTGCCGGGAGGCAGGGCGGGATTAGCCAAAAATCTCCCCAATGGGGTGCGAAAGAAGATTGTGCCCCTGCGGCCCATTGCCCCGTCCCCCCGTCCAGAAGTCCCCCGGTCGGTGAGCGAACCGATAGGTCGGCGAAGCCCAGCCGAACCGCCGTCCCCCCGTCTTCCCCGCTCAGGGGTAGCAGCCAGAGTGGCTCGGATTGACAAAAAAGCCCCTGTGTGGTCTCAGCCCTGGTGGCTGCGAACGATCGCCAGCATCTACTCCATCAGTTCCATCACCACAATTCTGTTAGGAGGAGCAGCCTTGACCATGTATGCCAGCACGGTTTACCACCAACAGCAGTGGAGCCAAGAATATGGTAAGCTAGAAAACCTGCGTCGGGAAGAGCGGCAGCTAAGCGCCACAAACGAAGTATTGAAAAACAGCATCGCCGAAAGCGCCGAACAACCGGGCACTGGCCTAGTCCCCCCAGAAGCAGCGCCCACCATTGTTCTGGAACCAGCACCGCCGTCTCCTGCCGCCGCCCCCAAACCAACCCCCACCAGAATGGCGCCCCTGGTTGAAGAACCACTGGGATATTAATAGGAGGTGGCTCATGGCTCTGAGGATGCCCCCATCCGGCAGGGGTGGCGATCGTAGTCGCCAACCGCCCAGAAAGAAACGCCCTCATCTAGCCCCTCTCGTGGGCAAAACTCAGCGCGACCAAACCATCCGAGGTCAGTCTCGCCGCCACAAACCCACAATCGATCCCCTGTTACACCGCCGCCAAATCGCCCAGAAGTGGAACCCACCAAAGCGCAAACAGGCAGCATTGCCCACAAGGGAGCGATCGCGTTTGGTGGCGGTGTGGGGCATCTTGTGCTTAGCCATACTGGGTTTAAGTGCCAACCTATACCGGTTGCAAGTGATACAAGCAGCCTCCCTCAAAGAAATCGCCCGATCGCAACAAGTAGTAACGGTCAAACCATTTGTCCCCCGCCGCCAAATTAAAGACGCCCAAGGCAACATCTTAGCCTTGGATATGCCCGTGTGGACTTTGTATGCCCACCCCCGTCTATTTGTCAAGCCCAAAGAAGAAATCGCCAAGCAACTAGCTCCCGTGCTGAATCTTCCACCTTGGCAAATTCTCGTCAAGCTCAGCCAAGGAGAAAGCGGAATTACTGTGGCCTACGATTTGCCCGAAGAGGTGGGTCAGCAAGTAGGTAATTTGGGTATAGACGGGCTAGAACTGAACCGCACGGCAAAGCGATTTTATCCCCAAAAAGGACTAGCCTCAGAAGTAGTGGGATATGTGGATGTGGATCGTCTTGGGCAAGCCGGATTAGAACGTAGTCAAGAAGAATTGCTCGAAAGAGGACTCCGCCGAGCTGACGGCTCCGCCAAAACCATCCAGCTCAAGATGGGAGCCCTAACCCCCGATCCCGTAGATGGGGAGTTTCTAGAACTAGACGAATTGAGCCTGCGCCTGACGATCGACAGTCGCCTGCAAAGAGCAGCTCGATCGGCTTTAGACGCACAGCTCAAAGAAGCCAAAGCAAAACGCGGGGCAGTCATAGTGATGGACGCCAAAGACGGTGCCTTGCTCGCTTTAGTTTGCTCCCCTTCCTACGACTCCAACCGCTACTACGACTACAATGTAGAGCTATTTAAAAACTGGGTGTTAACCGACCTGTACGAGCCCGGATCCACCTTCAAACCCATTGTCGTGGCGATCGGCTTAGAATCCGGTGCCATCAAACCCGATAGCACCTTTTACGACGAAGGTCAAATCACGATCGACCAGTGGTCAATAGAAAACCACGACTACAAATCCGTCGGCGGTAGAGGCACCCTCAACGTCCGCCAAATCCTAGAACATTCCAGCAACGTGGGCATGGTTCACATCGCCGCTCGAATGCGTCCGTCCCTCTTTTATAGCTGGCTAGTGCGCCTCGGTTTAGGCAACACTGTGGGCATTGACCTCCCCTTTGAAGTAGAAAGCCAACTCCGCCCCAGATGGGAATTTACCGCCTCCCCCGTTCACCCCGCCACCACCTCCTTTGGTCAAGGATTCGCCATCACCCCCATCCAGCTACTACAGCTCCACGGTACACTTGCCAATGGCGGCTACCTCGTCACTCCCCACGTAGTCAAAGGGCTATTTGACAGTCAGGGCCAACCCGTCTCCACTCCCAAACACCCCCAACCCCAACAGGTTTTCTCCCCTGAAACCACTAAAGCCGTCGTGGCAATGATGGAAAACGTGATTGAAGAAGGAACCGGTAAAAACGCCCAAATTCCCGGCTATCGCATAGCAGGCAAAACCGGCACCTCTCAAAAAGTCACCACCAATGGCACCGGCTACTCGGAATATGCCAGAATTGCCAGTTTTGTGAGCATTCTTCCCGCCGATAACCCCCGCTACGTCGTCCTTACCGTCATCGACGAACCCAAAGACGGCTACGG contains:
- the hpsB gene encoding hormogonium polysaccharide secretion pseudopilin HpsB, giving the protein MNRLPTLKLNPIRRGAVFGKHHSEQGGFTIIESLAAIIVVTIMLVGITPMLAIAVATRVQARRVELGAQAARTYIDHLRTGQLDHPTVSNTPLANAAAPSGSLSCDGKNGNYCQSPSTLYCVDGDGDKNCRADSMTDMLVQGVGYNAFSNDATRGYTLLVRVYRADAFKDSTPLTTASVQATFTGGEGNRKAPLVTSTTEITGAQYRDFRCRLNEARASDDFCR
- the hpsC gene encoding hormogonium polysaccharide secretion pseudopilin HpsC, which codes for MFPQLQLHRRKHPKSARKPKGFTLIELLVGIMISSVIIMPLLGLVDSLLRQDRQEQVKTRSEQELTAALDYIARDMQESVYIYDQAGVSEIADQIPQDATPVLVFWKRRFLSRDSFIDHDKNPATPTKQVGCLEKFSDAVTDVNDEPPGSIDCGSYRGKNQDYSVFSLVVYYLINNNDNNSNGTWAPNAMRIARWEVSGGVSTDPASQNNPYTPLTRSSDSVSYLALPDKGFQLFDLKNNTGTLAQKMDAWEKHQSEGYDLKQNQIVTLVDYIDASPVSTSTNLTPSCPATSPPNPTNQVVPASATTGTGSFYACVPQASRSANNTTLSRPIAQVFIRGNSLLRMEDNATYSDSKKVYFPMSNVRVQGIGLIGSN
- a CDS encoding Tfp pilus assembly protein FimT/FimU produces the protein MTNSYLLPILSKSRLTYHKKNAKGFTLLEVLVVVLIIGILAATAGVSWLSFVNRQRVSAVQNAALRAIEKAQLEARSRQLSYSVSFKIEDNLPKVEFNGSGVWESLAAGLDIRSGQVLMCTNLSAAKANQVGTQTCSPTDLATARTIQFDYTGTLPTDTTLPITITFADPGTDYSAGIPIVASKRCVNVQTLLGAITTGMGSECP
- a CDS encoding GspH/FimT family pseudopilin, producing MQTKSKMVQPEEHGFTLLEVLVVVLIVGILATVAAISWDTFVSFQALRNAENLLYNALQEAKSNAVRDSINWQVSFREKDNVSQWAIHPTERSPVAADWQDLNTRVRIIDTDINPNDLNYTTFYYNRNTGEYRMQFNHHGNANGQLGKITVGLRRGGGAVRCVLVSTLIGAMRTGQDGRCK
- the glgB gene encoding 1,4-alpha-glucan branching enzyme; the protein is MAITISPEQIDRIVWNQHQDPFAVLGPHLISQNGKTSTWVVRAYLPNANAVSVILPEERKEYPMEPSHNPHFFECSFECTTEMSELINYQLRIKEGEHERVTYDPYAFRDPKLTDFDVHLFAEGNHHRIYEKLGAHLMEVEGVKGVYFAVWAPNARNVSLLGDFNSWDGRKHQMRKGGNGVWELFIPDLTVGAAYKYEIKNSEGHIYEKSDPYGFQQEPRPKTASIVADLSRYSWNDGDWLDKRRHTDPLTQPVSVYECHLGSWLHASSAEPALAPDGTPEPVVVVSELKPGARFLTYRELAARLIPYVKDLGYTHIELLPIAEHPFDGSWGYQVTGYFAPTSRYGSPEDFMYFVDQCHQHGIGVIVDWVPGHFPKDGHGLSFFDGTHLYEHADPRKGEHTEWGTKIFNYSRNEVRNFLVANALFWFDKYHIDGIRVDAVASMLYLDYARKPGEWVPNQYGGRENIDAADFLRQVNHLLFSYFPGVLSIAEESTSWPMVSWPTYVGGLGFNLKWNMGWMHDMLDYFSMDPWFRQFHQNNVTFSMWYNHSENFMLALSHDEVVHGKSNMIGKMPGDRWQKFANVRALFTYMFCHPGKKTMFMSMEFAQWSEWNVWGDLEWQLLQYEPHQQLKYFFSQLNNLYKSEAALYTQDFDQAGFEWIDCSDNRHSVVSFIRRAKGSDEFIVTVCNFTPQPHSHYRVGVPEHGFYTELFNSDAKEFGGSGMGNLGGKWADEWWMHNHRYSMDLCLPPLGVIVFKLDRQKTEEARKAIVQNIMGGNN
- a CDS encoding glutathione S-transferase family protein; its protein translation is MRLLQFSTSHYCRKVRLALGYKKILYEVENLTPGLHILRIKPLTGLTTTPVLLPQEAGQPEAIGDSSQILRFLETYRPEPPLIPPPPLATEAAMLEDWLDESIGTATRFVYYHGRAGGSETGFLHKMPDRMRSVSQKPSFSTSPFSQLVIQVVRRQYGITPASVALAEQRLGLALDVLWERWHSNPFLVGNSLSVADIAAAALLSPLSLVGSYRQDYPWLFDRISEVHSLCNEPLPPGL
- a CDS encoding penicillin-binding protein 2 — encoded protein: MALRMPPSGRGGDRSRQPPRKKRPHLAPLVGKTQRDQTIRGQSRRHKPTIDPLLHRRQIAQKWNPPKRKQAALPTRERSRLVAVWGILCLAILGLSANLYRLQVIQAASLKEIARSQQVVTVKPFVPRRQIKDAQGNILALDMPVWTLYAHPRLFVKPKEEIAKQLAPVLNLPPWQILVKLSQGESGITVAYDLPEEVGQQVGNLGIDGLELNRTAKRFYPQKGLASEVVGYVDVDRLGQAGLERSQEELLERGLRRADGSAKTIQLKMGALTPDPVDGEFLELDELSLRLTIDSRLQRAARSALDAQLKEAKAKRGAVIVMDAKDGALLALVCSPSYDSNRYYDYNVELFKNWVLTDLYEPGSTFKPIVVAIGLESGAIKPDSTFYDEGQITIDQWSIENHDYKSVGGRGTLNVRQILEHSSNVGMVHIAARMRPSLFYSWLVRLGLGNTVGIDLPFEVESQLRPRWEFTASPVHPATTSFGQGFAITPIQLLQLHGTLANGGYLVTPHVVKGLFDSQGQPVSTPKHPQPQQVFSPETTKAVVAMMENVIEEGTGKNAQIPGYRIAGKTGTSQKVTTNGTGYSEYARIASFVSILPADNPRYVVLTVIDEPKDGYGGTVAAPVSRAVMEALISIQGIPPSTEPPPSSSGEE